In Thiospirochaeta perfilievii, a single window of DNA contains:
- the tnpA gene encoding IS66 family insertion sequence element accessory protein TnpA: MKSRKSHEEWKLLVSEFNKSGQSVAAFSRENNLKASTFIYWVKMFSINTEKSNLVKIKPKTSNSKKTHDIKIIVNDTKIEICGVINSDKISKIIAVLMEVN, encoded by the coding sequence ATGAAAAGTCGAAAGAGCCACGAAGAGTGGAAATTATTAGTATCAGAGTTCAATAAATCAGGCCAGTCAGTTGCAGCTTTTAGTAGAGAAAATAACCTAAAAGCATCAACTTTTATTTATTGGGTTAAAATGTTCTCTATAAATACTGAAAAATCAAATTTGGTTAAGATAAAACCTAAAACGAGTAATTCTAAGAAAACTCATGATATTAAAATTATTGTTAATGATACAAAGATTGAGATCTGTGGAGTTATAAATTCAGATAAAATTAGTAAAATAATCGCTGTACTAATGGAAGTTAACTGA
- a CDS encoding type II toxin-antitoxin system Phd/YefM family antitoxin, protein MSNMNITTARKDLYKIVKSVNETHEPVFITGKNSSAILIGEEDWRSIQETLLLTSIPGMRESIIEGMNTDTDELSVDLDW, encoded by the coding sequence ATGAGTAATATGAATATTACAACTGCAAGAAAAGATTTATATAAAATAGTTAAAAGTGTTAATGAAACTCATGAGCCTGTTTTTATTACTGGGAAAAATTCTTCAGCAATTTTGATTGGAGAAGAAGATTGGCGTAGTATACAAGAAACATTGTTACTCACATCAATCCCTGGAATGAGAGAATCTATAATTGAAGGTATGAATACAGATACGGATGAATTATCTGTAGATTTGGATTGGTAA
- the rpsO gene encoding 30S ribosomal protein S15: MLTKEQKEQIVADFGGDTKNTGSTEVQIALLTARIKDLQNHFSEHKKDHHSRTGLLKMIGQRKRLQKYLKRTNLEAYRELIAKLGLRR; encoded by the coding sequence ATGCTTACAAAAGAACAAAAAGAACAAATCGTCGCTGATTTTGGTGGTGATACTAAAAACACAGGATCTACAGAGGTTCAGATTGCTTTATTAACAGCGAGAATAAAGGATTTACAAAATCACTTTAGCGAACACAAAAAAGATCACCACTCAAGAACTGGTCTTTTAAAAATGATTGGACAAAGAAAGAGATTACAAAAATACTTAAAGAGAACAAACTTAGAAGCGTACCGAGAATTGATAGCAAAACTTGGACTTAGAAGATAA
- a CDS encoding tyrosine-type recombinase/integrase — MRHCYATHLLDSGVNLRYIQIYLGHSTILSTLVYLHLTAAGNSDAYGIIDNLMDRF, encoded by the coding sequence CTGCGACATTGTTACGCTACACACCTTTTAGATTCTGGAGTAAATCTAAGGTACATTCAAATTTATCTAGGTCACTCAACTATTCTTTCAACACTGGTGTATCTTCATCTAACAGCTGCAGGAAACAGTGATGCCTATGGAATTATTGATAACTTAATGGATAGGTTCTGA
- a CDS encoding site-specific integrase, translated as MEKNNKWYKQFTDKLELTGLRPRTVDVYSRAVKQLQDHYDRNPEKITELEVQEYLLYRKNTSKWAPATLNTALCGIRYYYQMMLNVNWELFRIAKFAAENKLPTVLTKEEVDRILRCARPFNNYVYLVLVYSCGLRLSEALNLEVSDIDRGRMIIHIHRGKGAKDRLVPLPHSTLKLLERYWKTHRHPRFIFPRTQTNKRGAPVNDLADDTVNKGCAQNAMRNAVKKANINKKEFQSILCDIVTLHTF; from the coding sequence ATGGAAAAAAATAACAAATGGTATAAGCAGTTTACTGACAAACTAGAGTTAACAGGTTTACGTCCAAGAACGGTAGATGTCTACTCTAGAGCTGTGAAACAGCTTCAGGATCATTATGATAGAAACCCTGAAAAAATAACAGAACTTGAAGTTCAAGAATACCTATTATACAGAAAAAACACTTCAAAATGGGCTCCTGCAACTCTAAATACAGCTCTTTGTGGTATTAGGTATTACTATCAAATGATGTTAAATGTTAATTGGGAGCTATTTAGGATTGCGAAGTTTGCTGCTGAAAATAAGCTACCCACAGTTCTAACAAAAGAAGAAGTTGACAGGATTCTAAGGTGTGCTAGACCCTTTAATAATTATGTCTACTTAGTTTTAGTTTATAGTTGCGGTCTTCGTTTGAGTGAAGCTCTAAATCTTGAAGTTTCTGATATTGATCGTGGAAGAATGATAATTCATATCCATAGAGGAAAGGGTGCAAAAGATAGACTTGTTCCTCTTCCACATTCAACACTAAAACTTTTAGAAAGGTATTGGAAAACACATAGGCATCCTAGGTTTATATTTCCTAGAACCCAAACTAATAAAAGGGGTGCACCTGTAAATGATTTAGCTGATGATACAGTTAATAAAGGATGTGCTCAAAATGCCATGAGAAATGCTGTTAAAAAAGCCAATATCAATAAAAAGGAGTTTCAGTCCATACTCTGCGACATTGTTACGCTACACACCTTTTAG
- a CDS encoding Txe/YoeB family addiction module toxin, translating to MYKLLYTKQSQKDAKKLASSNLKNKAKEILSQLEKDPFIDYPPYEKLIGDLTGSYSRRINIQHRIVYQVLEDKKIVKVLRMWTHYQ from the coding sequence ATGTATAAATTATTGTATACTAAACAATCACAAAAAGATGCTAAAAAGTTAGCATCATCAAATCTAAAAAATAAAGCCAAAGAAATATTATCGCAATTGGAAAAGGATCCTTTTATAGATTATCCACCTTATGAAAAATTAATTGGAGATTTAACAGGTTCATATTCAAGGCGAATTAATATTCAACATAGAATAGTATATCAAGTTTTAGAAGATAAAAAAATAGTAAAAGTACTTCGAATGTGGACTCATTATCAGTAA
- a CDS encoding MATE family efflux transporter produces the protein MINILKKSKTLLIFSLPIIAGQIGHMLFTLGDTVLIGRYGTSELSALGISTALSTPFFLIGLGTTYIISPLKAGKLALKESTKGYLYTTIIIGLIIGSMLNIIVLFLSKIVIYIGYTPEVTGLISSYLRITSFSMIPAILFQIFKENLQAYEKTMIPNGIILIFNVVNIILNYLFIFVLDLGIEGAAIATTLSRFLMLIPISLYTLKHVNRERVFISSLFKLVLSKGIPVGLNTVITAGMFSVVTLISGKFSVTASAANNIIITLSSLTYMIPASTSSAVSVKIGAAYSLKNLKEVKEYYIGSLIMGITIALVTVFILVLYPYKILGLVSKDPEVIQYGASILYIVAIYQIPDFIQEISIGVLRGCRETLKPMIFTGIGIWGIGFPIALIFSFVLNMEVKGLWLGLTVGLTILSIFNSLLVRSKIVNPKY, from the coding sequence ATGATTAATATCTTAAAAAAATCAAAAACACTGCTCATTTTCTCTCTACCAATAATTGCAGGACAAATAGGACACATGTTATTTACTCTTGGCGATACTGTTTTAATTGGTAGATACGGAACATCAGAATTATCAGCTCTTGGGATTTCTACAGCATTAAGTACACCATTTTTCCTAATTGGTCTAGGTACAACTTATATTATTAGCCCACTAAAAGCTGGAAAATTAGCCTTAAAAGAGAGTACCAAGGGGTATCTATATACAACAATTATTATTGGGCTAATTATAGGATCAATGTTAAACATTATTGTGTTATTTCTTTCTAAAATTGTGATCTATATTGGGTACACACCTGAAGTAACTGGGCTAATTTCATCTTATTTAAGGATAACATCCTTCTCTATGATACCAGCTATTTTATTTCAGATATTCAAGGAAAACTTACAAGCGTATGAAAAAACAATGATTCCTAATGGAATTATATTAATATTCAATGTTGTTAATATAATTTTAAACTATCTCTTTATTTTTGTTCTAGACCTAGGTATTGAAGGGGCTGCTATTGCAACAACTTTATCAAGATTTTTAATGCTGATACCAATATCTCTATATACTTTAAAACATGTAAACAGAGAGAGAGTTTTTATATCAAGTTTATTTAAACTTGTACTAAGCAAAGGAATTCCAGTTGGGTTGAATACAGTTATTACTGCTGGAATGTTTTCAGTTGTAACTTTGATCTCTGGAAAATTTTCAGTAACTGCATCTGCTGCAAATAATATTATAATTACCCTATCCTCCCTTACATATATGATCCCTGCATCAACTTCTAGTGCAGTATCTGTTAAAATTGGAGCTGCTTATTCTCTTAAAAACTTAAAAGAAGTCAAGGAGTATTATATTGGTTCTTTAATTATGGGGATTACAATAGCCTTAGTTACTGTTTTTATTCTTGTACTCTATCCTTATAAAATATTAGGATTAGTTTCTAAAGACCCAGAGGTTATTCAGTATGGCGCATCTATACTTTATATTGTCGCTATCTATCAAATACCTGATTTTATTCAAGAAATTTCTATAGGTGTTTTAAGGGGATGTCGTGAAACTTTAAAGCCGATGATATTTACTGGAATAGGAATCTGGGGTATTGGATTTCCAATTGCTTTAATATTTAGTTTTGTTCTAAATATGGAGGTTAAGGGACTTTGGCTAGGTCTTACTGTTGGCTTAACAATTCTTTCTATATTTAACTCATTATTGGTAAGAAGCAAAATAGTTAATCCAAAATATTAA
- the tnpB gene encoding IS66 family insertion sequence element accessory protein TnpB (TnpB, as the term is used for proteins encoded by IS66 family insertion elements, is considered an accessory protein, since TnpC, encoded by a neighboring gene, is a DDE family transposase.), with protein MFLDLTKISIFVRPGSTDMRSQINGLSVLAESEMKLDSGSGSLFLFCSKNRKNLKCIYWDKNGFAMWQKKLEKDKFPWPQTADDAEEITLEQLKLLLSGIDFWKAHKEIYFKEMN; from the coding sequence ATGTTTTTAGACCTAACTAAAATATCAATCTTCGTTCGCCCTGGATCAACAGATATGAGATCTCAGATTAATGGGTTATCAGTTTTAGCTGAAAGTGAAATGAAATTAGATTCTGGTTCTGGAAGTTTATTTTTGTTTTGTAGCAAAAACAGAAAAAACTTGAAATGTATATACTGGGATAAAAATGGTTTTGCAATGTGGCAAAAGAAACTCGAGAAAGATAAGTTCCCATGGCCACAAACGGCAGATGATGCAGAAGAGATAACTTTAGAACAATTAAAACTTCTATTGTCTGGTATAGATTTTTGGAAAGCCCATAAAGAAATATATTTTAAAGAGATGAATTAA
- the pyrE gene encoding orotate phosphoribosyltransferase encodes MKQYKKDFIHFMIEAGVLVFGDFTTKSGRKTPFFINAGNYKTGEHLSRLGDFYAEAIDENFSDFNILYGPAYKGIPLAVTTTISLNKLKNRNVAFCSNRKEVKDHGDTGILLGSKLKDGDKLLIIEDVTTAGTSIYENMPIIKAQGDVDVLGLIISVDRMEKGLGDRSAFSELKDKFGFKPCSIVTMEEVVQYLHNREIDGQIIIDDKMKSKIDEYYSIYGASK; translated from the coding sequence GTGAAACAATATAAGAAAGATTTTATACATTTTATGATAGAAGCAGGAGTACTTGTTTTTGGTGATTTTACCACTAAAAGTGGTAGAAAGACACCTTTTTTTATAAATGCTGGAAATTATAAAACCGGAGAACATCTCTCTCGATTAGGGGACTTTTATGCAGAAGCAATTGATGAGAACTTTAGTGATTTTAATATATTGTATGGTCCAGCATATAAAGGTATTCCACTTGCTGTAACAACAACAATCTCTTTAAACAAATTAAAAAATAGAAATGTTGCATTTTGTTCTAATAGAAAAGAGGTTAAGGATCATGGTGATACTGGTATCCTACTTGGTAGTAAGTTAAAAGATGGGGATAAGCTTTTAATAATTGAAGATGTAACAACAGCTGGTACATCAATTTATGAAAATATGCCAATAATTAAAGCTCAGGGAGATGTTGATGTTTTAGGTTTAATAATCTCTGTGGATAGAATGGAAAAGGGACTTGGAGATAGATCTGCATTCTCTGAACTTAAAGATAAATTTGGTTTTAAACCATGCTCTATTGTAACTATGGAAGAGGTTGTTCAATATTTACATAACAGGGAAATAGATGGACAGATAATTATTGATGATAAGATGAAGTCTAAAATAGATGAGTACTACTCTATTTATGGAGCTTCAAAATAA
- a CDS encoding IS110 family transposase translates to MEFMGIDLHTDCFNHCTLDEGTKKKVGTYSIDKESLEKFYKILTPETYVIVESTTNSFKFTELIQDKVKDVNISNTYAMKLISFTNKKTDKVDAEKLARVLKMQILSGEEQIKRVELPPPIIQELRALFSTYKFLGKQRTQLKNRIHSLLKQNLYPFNKVMIFNNKIRDKILNISEARGLKFQLKILFDELDHLEETIKLLVTEIEVMGSSYMKEIEILTSMQGISVFTAIAIISDIIDVKRFPNSKKFASYLRSAPKVESSNNKTLIKSTNKQGRKLTISLLYQSLNHFINSNRSIEHWYDKLSEYKKVGKVRMGTCRRFITVIYQLLKKEEYYRFMDIKNHDRKMHAYMVLLEKNKVNISKWKEVS, encoded by the coding sequence ATGGAATTTATGGGAATTGACCTTCATACAGACTGCTTTAATCACTGTACTCTAGATGAAGGGACAAAAAAGAAAGTTGGAACTTATTCGATTGATAAAGAATCTTTGGAAAAATTTTACAAAATATTAACACCTGAAACCTATGTAATTGTTGAATCAACAACAAACTCATTCAAATTTACAGAGCTAATCCAGGACAAAGTTAAAGATGTTAATATTTCTAATACTTATGCTATGAAACTAATTAGCTTTACAAATAAAAAAACAGATAAAGTTGATGCTGAAAAATTAGCCAGGGTATTAAAGATGCAAATTTTAAGTGGAGAAGAGCAGATAAAAAGAGTGGAATTGCCACCTCCAATTATCCAAGAACTAAGAGCTTTATTTTCAACGTATAAATTTCTAGGAAAGCAAAGAACTCAACTAAAAAATAGAATTCATTCTTTATTAAAACAGAACCTTTACCCTTTTAATAAAGTGATGATATTTAATAATAAAATTAGAGATAAAATCTTAAATATATCTGAAGCAAGAGGATTGAAGTTTCAACTGAAGATTCTATTTGATGAGCTGGATCATTTAGAGGAAACTATTAAGTTACTTGTAACAGAAATTGAAGTTATGGGTTCTTCTTATATGAAAGAAATAGAGATATTAACTTCAATGCAGGGGATAAGTGTTTTTACTGCTATAGCTATTATTTCAGATATAATTGATGTTAAGAGATTTCCAAATTCTAAGAAATTTGCCTCATATTTAAGATCAGCACCAAAAGTTGAAAGTTCAAATAATAAAACATTAATTAAGAGCACAAATAAACAGGGAAGAAAATTAACAATTTCTCTTCTGTATCAATCATTGAACCATTTCATAAACTCAAACAGATCCATTGAGCATTGGTATGATAAATTAAGCGAGTATAAAAAAGTTGGTAAAGTGAGAATGGGAACTTGCAGGAGATTTATTACTGTCATTTATCAGTTACTTAAAAAAGAAGAGTATTATAGGTTCATGGACATTAAAAACCATGACCGGAAAATGCATGCTTATATGGTTTTACTAGAAAAAAATAAGGTAAATATTAGCAAATGGAAGGAGGTTTCTTGA
- a CDS encoding IS91 family transposase — translation MGATIKEIFTLYAWEYLMINEGKVPTNHKKVIDAIINCRTDVYGITFYKCEGCGEIHTSFRSCGNRHCPTCQDHKTKLWTAKQLSKELSTNYFMITFTVPEEIRDFFLQNQKEAYSALFKASSDSIKESTQKSRTMSGATTGFFGVLHTWGRQIQYHPHIHYVVPGGALNIKKQSWISSSKDFFLPIFQLSKLCKDRFKTLMKNKGLLHQIPHVVWVWERGWNVNIQSVGSGRNTIKYLSRYVFKVAISDYRILKVQNRRVYFKFRSKKTGQVVTTSLEVLDFIKRYLLHVLPSGFMKIRYFGFMHTSFNMEYKDIRLIIDGLVAVLNKPVKPIIQKVFISCSACGKEMKFMFSILPNNIRIRGSSG, via the coding sequence ATGGGAGCTACGATAAAAGAGATTTTTACACTTTATGCTTGGGAATACCTTATGATAAATGAGGGTAAGGTTCCAACTAACCATAAGAAAGTTATAGATGCCATAATCAATTGTAGAACTGATGTTTATGGTATTACTTTTTACAAATGTGAAGGCTGTGGAGAAATTCATACCAGTTTTAGATCCTGTGGAAATAGACACTGTCCTACCTGTCAGGATCATAAAACAAAACTATGGACCGCAAAGCAACTTTCTAAAGAACTCTCTACAAATTATTTCATGATAACCTTCACTGTTCCTGAAGAAATAAGAGATTTTTTCCTTCAGAATCAGAAAGAGGCTTACTCTGCACTTTTTAAAGCATCATCTGATTCAATAAAGGAATCAACACAGAAAAGTAGAACAATGAGTGGAGCTACTACAGGATTTTTTGGTGTACTTCATACTTGGGGGAGACAGATCCAATATCACCCTCATATCCATTACGTTGTCCCAGGTGGTGCTTTGAATATAAAAAAACAGAGTTGGATAAGTTCATCAAAGGACTTTTTTCTACCTATATTTCAGTTATCAAAGTTATGTAAGGATAGATTTAAAACTCTTATGAAGAATAAAGGATTACTTCATCAAATACCTCATGTAGTGTGGGTGTGGGAACGTGGTTGGAATGTTAATATCCAATCTGTTGGATCTGGAAGGAACACCATAAAATACCTATCAAGATATGTTTTTAAAGTAGCTATTTCTGATTACAGGATTCTTAAAGTCCAAAATAGAAGAGTCTATTTTAAGTTTAGAAGTAAAAAAACTGGGCAAGTTGTTACTACTTCTTTGGAAGTCTTAGATTTTATTAAAAGGTATCTACTTCATGTATTACCTTCAGGTTTCATGAAAATTCGATATTTTGGTTTTATGCATACATCATTTAATATGGAGTATAAGGACATTAGATTAATTATCGATGGCTTAGTTGCAGTACTTAATAAACCCGTAAAACCCATTATTCAGAAGGTTTTTATATCCTGTTCAGCATGTGGTAAAGAGATGAAATTTATGTTTTCTATACTTCCAAATAATATAAGAATTAGGGGGTCATCTGGATGA
- a CDS encoding alpha/beta fold hydrolase — MRKMPFFILLLILFFQSCSFLEDTDELVYMEYDGAYLPIYSRGNKDSDVVILWTHGGPGSSGMYYGDIDEISSLHNDYHIIYWDQLSSGGSMGNPDKDDFTVENFSNQLDGVVNIVNNRYKPKKLYLLGHSWGGYLVSYYLADSVEHQENFEGLILLNPILDIPRALTTSIEDVDKYAKDKISIGEEVDFWKDALDWYSENLTDTGILIGENIATHYDFIEETGGMLKKRDRNDELEFELGIKMALFSPFHFYNYYSNQSNIRTYLQIEDASLDNVKHNGDQTLSNITIRTLFIAGEDDKIASIKMSEDWEGQFGSTVQFKDYSDCAHAAFLDRPEMFLDDIRGFAK; from the coding sequence ATGAGAAAGATGCCTTTTTTTATACTACTATTAATACTTTTTTTTCAATCATGTTCTTTTTTAGAAGATACAGATGAACTAGTATACATGGAGTACGATGGAGCATATCTTCCTATTTATTCAAGGGGTAATAAGGATAGTGATGTTGTAATTTTATGGACCCATGGAGGTCCTGGATCTTCTGGTATGTATTATGGTGATATTGATGAAATCTCATCCCTTCATAATGACTATCATATTATTTATTGGGATCAATTAAGTTCAGGTGGATCAATGGGGAATCCAGATAAAGATGATTTTACAGTTGAGAATTTTAGTAACCAATTAGATGGTGTTGTAAATATTGTAAATAATAGATATAAACCTAAAAAGTTATATCTACTTGGCCACTCTTGGGGTGGATATTTAGTCTCCTACTACCTAGCAGATAGTGTAGAACATCAGGAAAATTTTGAAGGGTTAATTCTGCTTAACCCAATATTAGATATACCTAGAGCTCTTACCACAAGTATAGAGGATGTAGATAAGTATGCAAAAGATAAAATTAGCATTGGGGAAGAAGTAGATTTTTGGAAAGATGCTCTAGATTGGTATTCAGAGAACTTAACTGATACAGGAATACTTATTGGTGAAAATATCGCAACTCACTATGACTTTATAGAGGAGACAGGTGGGATGCTTAAAAAGAGAGATCGAAATGATGAGTTAGAGTTTGAACTCGGCATAAAAATGGCCCTATTCTCACCTTTTCATTTTTATAATTACTACTCAAATCAGAGTAATATTAGAACATATTTACAGATTGAAGACGCATCTTTAGACAATGTAAAGCATAACGGAGATCAAACTTTATCCAATATAACAATAAGAACTCTTTTTATTGCTGGAGAAGATGATAAGATTGCTTCAATAAAGATGAGTGAAGACTGGGAGGGACAGTTTGGATCAACGGTACAGTTTAAAGACTACTCTGATTGTGCCCATGCAGCATTTCTAGATAGACCTGAAATGTTCTTGGATGATATTAGGGGTTTTGCAAAGTAA
- a CDS encoding GNAT family N-acetyltransferase: MKKINRRSFNSLYDIKKLQIFLSEMRNLVSPAGYFHLGDLIFRTNKESNNFDILKDIQIWEKSGIIIGFVLYLTTESNPEFQINPDYYNTIISKDMIVWTIERAKELNLNSIEVSCLDIDKKKNEFLLANNFKPFDAPIVFMQRDLKNIPEYKLPVDYSFVTINDFPKTTQITGEESSNKENKNIIKSDKYNDDLGIRVIHKNVQIVSGCICWYDEVDKCGLFEPVGTIEEHRGKGLAFSAMVRTLLNLKNYGANKVYVRTGLDNTPAINLYKKLGFSISNYDNGFELDLNNI, encoded by the coding sequence ATGAAAAAAATAAATAGACGAAGTTTCAATTCATTATATGATATTAAAAAGCTACAAATATTTTTATCTGAAATGAGAAATTTAGTATCTCCAGCAGGATATTTTCATCTTGGGGATTTAATTTTTAGAACGAATAAAGAATCAAATAATTTTGATATCCTCAAAGACATTCAAATTTGGGAAAAATCGGGAATTATCATTGGCTTTGTATTATATTTAACTACTGAAAGTAATCCTGAATTCCAGATTAATCCTGATTATTACAATACAATTATATCAAAAGATATGATTGTATGGACAATTGAGAGAGCTAAAGAGTTAAATCTTAATAGTATAGAAGTTAGTTGTTTAGATATAGATAAGAAAAAAAATGAGTTCCTTTTAGCAAATAATTTTAAGCCATTCGATGCCCCTATTGTATTTATGCAAAGGGATTTAAAAAATATCCCAGAATATAAACTTCCTGTTGACTACTCATTCGTAACAATAAATGATTTCCCTAAAACTACTCAAATTACAGGAGAAGAAAGTTCAAATAAAGAGAATAAAAATATAATTAAATCTGATAAATACAATGATGATCTTGGAATTAGGGTTATACATAAAAATGTACAAATCGTCTCAGGATGTATTTGTTGGTATGATGAAGTAGATAAGTGTGGATTATTTGAACCAGTTGGAACGATTGAAGAGCATCGTGGTAAAGGATTAGCATTCTCAGCTATGGTGAGGACATTATTAAACCTCAAAAATTATGGCGCAAATAAAGTATATGTGCGTACAGGATTAGATAATACTCCAGCAATTAACTTATATAAAAAATTAGGGTTTTCTATCTCAAACTACGATAATGGATTTGAATTAGATTTGAATAATATATAA